The following are from one region of the Roseobacter fucihabitans genome:
- a CDS encoding ABC transporter ATP-binding protein has product MTKGLTVRGLSFEYGAKKALDNVSLEVPAGRFCALLGPNGAGKSTLVSLLTRLLVAPKGEIEIAGQDLRAAPRRALAQLGVVFQQPTLDLSLSVRQNLMYFAALHGIARSEIPGRIDAALDRLDMRARADEKAAALNGGHRRRMELARALLHEPSVLLLDEPTVGLDAAARAAITAHVHDLADRGLCVLWTTHLTDEVRDDDALLVLHRGRIIQSGVTGAIRGNQTLSDWFLAQTGAPA; this is encoded by the coding sequence AAGGGGTTGACCGTGCGCGGTCTCAGCTTTGAATACGGTGCGAAAAAGGCGCTTGATAACGTCTCGCTGGAGGTCCCTGCGGGTCGGTTTTGCGCGCTGCTCGGGCCGAATGGCGCGGGAAAATCGACGCTGGTCTCCTTGCTGACACGTCTGCTGGTCGCGCCCAAGGGTGAGATCGAAATCGCCGGGCAGGATCTGCGCGCCGCCCCGCGCCGCGCCCTGGCGCAGTTGGGTGTGGTGTTTCAACAACCCACGCTGGATCTGAGCCTGTCCGTGCGTCAGAACCTGATGTATTTCGCCGCCCTGCACGGGATTGCGCGCAGTGAAATACCGGGGCGCATTGATGCCGCTCTTGACCGGCTCGACATGCGCGCGCGCGCCGATGAAAAGGCCGCAGCACTCAATGGCGGGCACCGGCGGCGCATGGAACTGGCGCGCGCTTTGTTGCATGAGCCATCGGTTTTATTACTCGATGAACCCACCGTCGGCCTTGATGCCGCCGCACGCGCCGCCATCACCGCGCATGTACATGACCTCGCGGACCGCGGCCTTTGCGTGCTCTGGACCACCCATCTGACGGATGAGGTGCGCGACGATGACGCGCTTTTGGTGCTGCACCGGGGGCGGATCATCCAATCGGGCGTGACCGGGGCAATCCGGGGCAATCAAACGTTATCGGACTGGTTTCTGGCGCAAACGGGGGCCCCGGCATGA
- a CDS encoding ABC transporter permease has translation MSGYWGVTRAIMGREFLRFVHQRERFIAALVRPLVWLLIFAAGFRAALGLSIIPPYQTYITYETYIVPGLCAMVLLFNGMQSSLSLVYDREMGSMRLLLTSPFPRWWLLFCRLFGATAISILQVYAFLGIAAAFGITMPPLGYIMVLPGLILGGLMLGALGLVLSSFISQLENFAGVMNFVIFPMFFLSSALYPLWKMGESSPLLRDICALNPFTHVVELIRFLFYLQFNLSAFLWVVASTIALSLLAVWGYDPARGLMKRKG, from the coding sequence ATGAGTGGCTATTGGGGCGTTACCCGCGCCATCATGGGCCGCGAGTTCCTGCGTTTCGTGCATCAACGCGAACGGTTTATCGCCGCCCTCGTGCGCCCGCTGGTATGGCTGTTGATCTTTGCCGCCGGGTTCCGCGCGGCCCTCGGCTTGTCGATCATCCCGCCCTATCAAACCTACATCACCTATGAGACCTATATCGTGCCCGGTCTCTGCGCCATGGTGCTGCTTTTCAACGGCATGCAAAGCTCGCTCAGCCTGGTTTATGACCGCGAAATGGGCTCGATGCGGCTGCTGCTGACAAGCCCCTTTCCGCGCTGGTGGCTGCTGTTTTGTCGCCTCTTTGGCGCCACCGCGATCTCGATTCTCCAGGTCTATGCCTTCCTCGGGATCGCCGCCGCTTTCGGGATCACCATGCCGCCCTTGGGCTACATCATGGTGCTGCCGGGCTTGATCCTCGGCGGGTTGATGCTGGGCGCGCTCGGCCTTGTGCTCTCCAGCTTCATCTCGCAACTGGAAAATTTCGCAGGGGTGATGAACTTCGTGATCTTCCCGATGTTCTTTCTGTCCTCCGCGCTCTATCCCTTGTGGAAAATGGGCGAAAGCTCACCGCTTTTGCGCGACATCTGCGCGCTCAACCCGTTCACCCATGTGGTGGAACTGATCCGCTTCCTGTTTTATTTGCAATTCAACCTCTCCGCGTTCCTCTGGGTCGTGGCCAGCACCATCGCCCTCAGCCTGCTCGCGGTTTGGGGCTATGACCCGGCGCGCGGACTGATGAAACGCAAAGGGTGA